Proteins encoded together in one Gammaproteobacteria bacterium window:
- a CDS encoding Sulfate transporter/antisigma-factor antagonist STAS, with amino-acid sequence MTNSGFILHAERDHAHFLRLVGAIRYPLAPSLDAFLQKLFAAITPRAFLVDLSATELIDSTNLGLLVKIARFMAERHAPLAVLFSPREDITAVLISMGFDQFFNLITTDAIVEVESTTCEPIPRAEVTQADLARTILEAHRDLINMDARNEAAFRDVVRYLEQEVNHPPTIRSGGT; translated from the coding sequence ATGACTAATTCAGGATTTATTTTGCACGCTGAACGCGATCACGCTCACTTCCTGCGACTAGTAGGGGCAATACGCTATCCGTTAGCTCCTTCCCTGGATGCTTTTCTACAAAAGCTTTTCGCGGCGATAACCCCTCGTGCTTTTTTAGTGGATCTTTCGGCGACCGAGCTTATTGACAGTACCAATCTTGGTTTGCTGGTCAAAATCGCTCGATTCATGGCTGAACGCCATGCCCCTTTGGCAGTGTTATTCTCGCCGCGTGAAGATATTACCGCAGTCTTAATCAGTATGGGCTTTGATCAATTTTTTAATTTAATCACCACGGATGCCATCGTGGAGGTGGAATCGACGACTTGTGAACCAATTCCTCGTGCTGAAGTTACTCAAGCAGATCTCGCACGTACAATCCTGGAAGCACATCGTGACTTGATAAACATGGATGCTCGTAATGAAGCCGCTTTTCGGGATGTAGTGCGTTACCTGGAACAAGAAGTTAATCACCCTCCGACCATTCGGAGCGGAGGAACGTGA